A stretch of the Equus caballus isolate H_3958 breed thoroughbred chromosome X, TB-T2T, whole genome shotgun sequence genome encodes the following:
- the LOC111767398 gene encoding ferritin heavy chain isoform X2, whose protein sequence is MFVSGINEVLGDSLRRSCRGFLLQQCLNGTRRSLPAPAGHPELPPPLQRRPAAAALSSPQPSAMTTAFPSQVRQNYHQDSEAAINRQINLELHASYVYLSMSFYFDRDDVALKNFAKYFLHQSHEEREHAEKLMKLQNQRGGRIFLQDIKKPDQDDWENGLKAMECALHLEKNVNESLLELHKLATDKNDPHLCDFLETHYLNEQVKAIKELGDHVTNLRRMGAPESGMAEYLFDKHTLGECDES, encoded by the exons AGTGCTTGAACGGAACCCGGCGCTCGCTCCCCGCCCCGGCCGGCCACCCAGA GCTCCCGCCGCCGCTCCAgcgccgccccgccgccgccgccctctcctctcctcagccGTCCGCCATGACGACCGCGTTCCCCTCGCAGGTGCGCCAGAACTACCACCAGGACTCGGAGGCCGCCATCAACCGTCAGATCAACCTGGAGCTCCACGCCTCCTATGTGTACCTGTCCATGTCTTTCTATTTTGATCGCGATGATGTGGCTTTGAAGAACtttgccaaatattttcttcaccaaTCTCATGAGGAGAGGGAACATGCTGAGAAACTGATGAAGCTGCAGAACCAACGAGGCGGCCGGATCTTCCTTCAGGACATCAAGAAACCAGACCAGGATGACTGGGAGAATGGGCTGAAGGCAATGGAGTGTGCATTACActtggaaaaaaatgtgaatgaGTCACTATTGGAACTGCACAAACTGGCCACTGACAAAAATGACCCCCACTTGTGTGACTTCCTCGAGACTCATTACCTGAATGAGCAGGTGAAAGCCATCAAAGAATTGGGTGACCACGTAACCAACCTGCGCAGGATGGGGGCCCCCGAATCTGGCATGGCAGAGTATCTCTTTGACAAGCACACCCTGGGAGAGTGTGACGAGAGCTAA
- the LOC111767398 gene encoding ferritin heavy chain isoform X1, whose translation MTTAFPSQVRQNYHQDSEAAINRQINLELHASYVYLSMSFYFDRDDVALKNFAKYFLHQSHEEREHAEKLMKLQNQRGGRIFLQDIKKPDQDDWENGLKAMECALHLEKNVNESLLELHKLATDKNDPHLCDFLETHYLNEQVKAIKELGDHVTNLRRMGAPESGMAEYLFDKHTLGECDES comes from the coding sequence ATGACGACCGCGTTCCCCTCGCAGGTGCGCCAGAACTACCACCAGGACTCGGAGGCCGCCATCAACCGTCAGATCAACCTGGAGCTCCACGCCTCCTATGTGTACCTGTCCATGTCTTTCTATTTTGATCGCGATGATGTGGCTTTGAAGAACtttgccaaatattttcttcaccaaTCTCATGAGGAGAGGGAACATGCTGAGAAACTGATGAAGCTGCAGAACCAACGAGGCGGCCGGATCTTCCTTCAGGACATCAAGAAACCAGACCAGGATGACTGGGAGAATGGGCTGAAGGCAATGGAGTGTGCATTACActtggaaaaaaatgtgaatgaGTCACTATTGGAACTGCACAAACTGGCCACTGACAAAAATGACCCCCACTTGTGTGACTTCCTCGAGACTCATTACCTGAATGAGCAGGTGAAAGCCATCAAAGAATTGGGTGACCACGTAACCAACCTGCGCAGGATGGGGGCCCCCGAATCTGGCATGGCAGAGTATCTCTTTGACAAGCACACCCTGGGAGAGTGTGACGAGAGCTAA